One Actinomycetota bacterium DNA window includes the following coding sequences:
- a CDS encoding CBS domain-containing protein has protein sequence MQIVVGHANPDFDAYAAMVAATKLFPGAKGVYLGTQNPNVRAFHNLHQDFLDLVDLKGLDLDAITRMIIVDTRDPGRIGELSEVARRADVEIIIYDHHPPAQGDLAVTDDRSMQVGATTSILVHEIHTRGIQLTPLEASLLLLGIHEDTGSLTYPGATAYDAQAATFLMEAGADLEVVNQFLSRTLDASQRELLDMLIASLQVWQINGQSIVVSWASTDRYVDSASVLTHYITEDMGHRVAIAIIEMPERTQVVARSRMPEIDVGAVMARIGGGGHPQAASAAFRGDSLDSLLSDIRQALEAEVRPPLRASDIMSSPVRVIGPDESMRAAGALMMRWGHGGLPVVADSRIVGLVTRKDYDKAHRHTLDHAPVRGFMAREVLSVSPDTDLSELERLLATAGIGRLPVVKGDELIGIVTRKDLLRAQHGDEYLDRKAPGIRERRKTQFLFGVESLLPPKAGQILQEIGMFAEERNVRAHVVGGFVRDILLGRPNLDIDVVIEGDGVDFALAAAKRFGVRVKIHRRFGTAILIMSRTLHIDVTSARTEYYTRPGALPTVERSSLRQDLFRRDFSINAMAVCINPECFGQIADPFGGLKDLERQSLRALHTLSFIEDPTRILRAARFEKKFGFRLEPTSEESAQRAVGMNLLKEVSGARIREEMLDIIDEESPSAVFERLLELGALGVLFYAHADPSSVIRSLQATERAYFEIAQWFARTPRRRVVLIASLLHGAKRPIAERWLKHLRFGREYSQAAIAVADKGPSLLKALSNNRKMRDSRLYHLLKPIPDEALVWLWSMADEKARPRVERYIQELSRIRCAVTGDDLTAAGLTPGPAYSAILAEALDIRLDGRAVGREQELASLGRLIAKHQRKAEKCEENLCRPS, from the coding sequence GTGCAGATCGTAGTCGGACACGCAAATCCTGATTTTGATGCTTACGCCGCCATGGTAGCCGCGACGAAGCTGTTTCCCGGCGCCAAAGGGGTTTATCTGGGTACGCAAAACCCGAACGTGCGCGCTTTTCACAATCTGCACCAGGATTTCCTGGACCTTGTCGACTTGAAAGGGCTCGATTTAGACGCGATTACGCGGATGATCATTGTGGATACTCGCGATCCTGGTAGGATCGGTGAGCTCAGTGAGGTCGCCAGACGCGCCGACGTCGAGATCATCATCTATGATCACCATCCACCAGCTCAAGGCGATCTTGCGGTTACAGATGATCGCTCGATGCAGGTCGGCGCGACGACATCTATCCTGGTGCACGAGATACACACACGCGGAATTCAACTCACGCCACTGGAGGCGAGCCTGTTGCTTCTCGGTATTCATGAGGACACAGGATCCCTGACGTACCCCGGAGCGACAGCGTATGATGCGCAGGCTGCCACGTTTTTGATGGAGGCAGGCGCCGATCTTGAGGTTGTAAATCAGTTTCTCTCCCGCACACTCGACGCTTCGCAGCGTGAGTTACTCGACATGCTCATCGCATCACTTCAGGTCTGGCAGATCAATGGCCAGTCGATCGTCGTTAGCTGGGCAAGCACAGACAGATACGTCGACAGCGCGAGCGTGCTTACGCACTATATCACCGAGGACATGGGTCACCGCGTCGCGATAGCGATCATTGAAATGCCCGAGAGAACCCAGGTCGTCGCGCGCTCCAGGATGCCGGAGATTGATGTCGGGGCTGTCATGGCTCGAATCGGGGGAGGAGGGCATCCGCAGGCCGCCTCAGCCGCTTTTCGCGGGGACTCTCTTGATTCGCTGCTAAGCGATATTCGCCAGGCATTGGAAGCTGAGGTCAGACCGCCGCTTAGGGCATCGGACATCATGTCTTCGCCGGTAAGGGTTATCGGCCCGGACGAATCGATGAGAGCGGCCGGAGCGCTCATGATGCGCTGGGGGCACGGTGGATTGCCAGTTGTGGCGGACTCCCGGATAGTTGGCCTTGTGACCCGCAAGGATTACGACAAGGCGCACCGCCACACTCTTGATCACGCCCCTGTTCGCGGGTTCATGGCTCGCGAGGTTCTCTCTGTCTCTCCCGACACCGATCTTTCCGAGCTCGAGCGATTGCTGGCGACCGCCGGTATCGGCCGATTACCGGTCGTAAAAGGCGACGAGCTTATCGGGATCGTCACACGAAAAGACCTTCTTCGCGCACAACACGGCGATGAATATCTTGACAGAAAAGCTCCGGGGATCCGGGAGAGACGCAAAACGCAGTTCCTATTTGGCGTCGAGTCTCTCCTGCCACCTAAAGCTGGCCAGATACTGCAAGAGATAGGGATGTTTGCCGAGGAACGCAACGTTCGCGCACACGTTGTCGGCGGTTTTGTCAGAGATATCTTGCTCGGACGTCCAAATCTGGATATAGATGTTGTAATCGAGGGCGACGGCGTCGATTTTGCGCTCGCCGCAGCGAAGCGATTTGGGGTCAGGGTCAAGATACACAGACGTTTTGGGACCGCGATTCTCATCATGTCAAGGACGCTTCATATCGATGTGACAAGCGCCCGCACCGAGTACTACACACGTCCCGGCGCACTTCCGACAGTGGAGCGTTCTTCCTTGCGACAGGACCTTTTCCGCAGGGATTTTTCGATCAACGCGATGGCGGTTTGCATAAACCCTGAATGCTTCGGTCAGATAGCCGATCCTTTTGGAGGGCTCAAGGATCTGGAGCGACAGAGCCTTCGGGCTTTGCACACTCTTTCGTTTATCGAGGACCCGACGAGAATACTGCGCGCGGCGCGCTTTGAGAAGAAATTCGGTTTTCGGCTCGAGCCGACGAGCGAAGAATCGGCGCAAAGAGCCGTTGGGATGAATCTACTCAAGGAGGTTTCCGGCGCCCGGATTCGCGAGGAGATGCTCGACATCATCGACGAGGAGTCGCCCTCCGCGGTATTTGAGCGATTGCTTGAGCTCGGGGCATTGGGCGTGCTCTTCTATGCGCATGCAGATCCCTCAAGCGTCATCAGGTCACTTCAGGCAACCGAGCGGGCCTACTTTGAGATCGCACAGTGGTTTGCCCGTACTCCTCGGCGTAGAGTCGTTCTGATCGCGTCTTTACTTCATGGCGCAAAAAGGCCTATTGCCGAGCGATGGCTCAAGCACCTGCGCTTTGGCCGTGAGTATTCGCAGGCGGCCATCGCGGTGGCGGATAAAGGGCCATCCTTGTTGAAGGCCCTGAGCAACAACCGCAAGATGCGTGATAGCAGGTTGTACCATCTGCTCAAGCCAATACCGGATGAGGCCCTCGTCTGGCTGTGGTCGATGGCGGATGAGAAGGCCAGACCTCGTGTGGAAAGATACATCCAGGAGCTCTCCCGCATTAGATGCGCTGTGACCGGTGACGACCTGACTGCAGCGGGACTAACTCCCGGACCGGCATATTCCGCTATACTTGCCGAGGCTCTCGACATCAGGCTCGATGGCCGCGCCGTTGGCAGAGAGCAGGAGCTGGCGTCGTTGGGTCGCCTTATCGCAAAACATCAGCGTAAAGCAGAAAAATGTGAGGAGAATCTGTGTCGACCGAGTTGA
- a CDS encoding site-2 protease family protein produces the protein MIPAIVFHEVAHGYVAYLLGDSTAKNQGRLSLNPIRHVDPFGTLLLPLILLVGSGGQMAFGYAKPVPVNTAAFANQRVGMFLTGIAGPATNLMMALAAGLAFRATAFMGEGIAAAILGYILLRFALLNLVLMFFNLIPLPPLDGSRIIPLFLDDRKMRIYHQAEQYGLVILIAAVFLLPQLTGLNPLGWYFGLTVTPLLNLFAGIG, from the coding sequence ATGATTCCGGCAATTGTCTTTCACGAGGTAGCGCACGGCTATGTGGCCTACCTCCTCGGCGACAGTACCGCTAAAAATCAAGGGAGACTCTCTCTCAATCCGATACGTCATGTCGATCCGTTTGGAACGCTCTTGCTACCACTGATACTTCTTGTCGGAAGCGGCGGCCAGATGGCGTTCGGTTACGCCAAGCCGGTACCGGTCAATACAGCGGCCTTTGCCAACCAGCGCGTCGGCATGTTTTTGACTGGCATAGCCGGGCCAGCAACGAACCTCATGATGGCACTCGCTGCGGGGTTGGCGTTTCGGGCGACTGCCTTCATGGGCGAGGGAATCGCTGCGGCTATTCTCGGCTATATACTATTGAGGTTTGCCCTTTTGAACCTGGTGTTGATGTTCTTCAACTTGATACCGTTGCCGCCACTCGATGGATCGCGGATCATCCCGCTTTTCCTTGACGATCGCAAGATGCGCATATACCACCAGGCAGAGCAGTACGGACTGGTGATCCTCATCGCTGCGGTGTTCCTTTTGCCGCAACTCACAGGGCTTAATCCGCTAGGTTGGTATTTTGGCTTGACGGTAACGCCGCTGCTGAATCTTTTCGCAGGCATCGGCTAG
- the trpS gene encoding tryptophan--tRNA ligase, whose protein sequence is MIRKRALTGYRPTGKLHLGHWFGNLGNMLQLQHDYDAYYFIADWHALTSEWSDTSQIRSFSEEMVLDWCAAGLDPEKCTIYRQSDVPQVAELMMYFTMVTPMSWLERVPSYKEQREQVVDKDLGNVGFFLYPLLQAADIAIVRSDVVPVGEDQLPHLELTREIVRRFNNAYGDYLREPQAVLATQGARVPGTDGRKMSKSYGNAIYIADTPDEIRAKVMSMITDPARKLKTDPGDPDICPLHQIHKLIASDEEIAEWDVCCRAARCGCVAHKKKFADDLIDYLAEFRERRAALSATPDFAWQVLDAGAKRVLPLAEEVLQHCRRNLAIDTT, encoded by the coding sequence ATGATCAGAAAACGGGCACTTACCGGATACCGGCCTACCGGAAAGCTCCATCTGGGCCACTGGTTCGGCAATCTTGGCAACATGCTTCAACTTCAGCATGATTACGACGCATACTACTTCATCGCCGATTGGCACGCCCTCACAAGCGAATGGTCGGACACCAGCCAAATACGCTCTTTTAGCGAGGAGATGGTGCTCGATTGGTGTGCCGCTGGATTGGATCCCGAGAAGTGCACAATCTACAGGCAGTCCGACGTGCCTCAAGTGGCTGAGCTCATGATGTACTTCACCATGGTCACCCCGATGTCATGGCTGGAAAGAGTCCCCAGCTACAAGGAACAACGCGAGCAGGTCGTCGACAAGGATCTCGGAAATGTAGGATTCTTCCTCTACCCACTGCTGCAAGCCGCCGACATCGCAATCGTGCGATCGGATGTCGTTCCAGTTGGAGAAGACCAGCTCCCGCACTTGGAGCTCACTCGCGAGATCGTCCGTCGCTTCAACAATGCGTACGGCGACTATCTCAGGGAGCCCCAGGCGGTTCTTGCGACTCAAGGGGCGCGAGTTCCGGGTACCGATGGTCGCAAGATGTCGAAATCGTACGGCAACGCCATCTATATAGCCGATACCCCAGATGAGATTCGCGCCAAAGTCATGTCGATGATCACCGATCCCGCCCGCAAGCTCAAAACCGATCCTGGAGATCCGGATATCTGTCCTCTCCACCAGATCCATAAGCTGATTGCAAGCGACGAAGAGATCGCTGAGTGGGACGTCTGTTGCCGAGCCGCTCGTTGCGGATGTGTCGCTCACAAGAAGAAGTTCGCCGATGACCTCATCGATTATCTTGCCGAGTTCCGAGAGAGGCGTGCGGCTTTGAGCGCGACACCGGACTTCGCATGGCAGGTGCTCGATGCGGGCGCGAAGAGGGTGTTACCCCTGGCCGAAGAGGTCCTTCAGCACTGCAGGCGCAATCTGGCGATAGACACTACATAA
- a CDS encoding segregation/condensation protein A, which produces MAYKVKTSVFEGPFDLLLHLVSRQRLDINAISIVEITDQYLHYVDRMNDLDLDVASDFLLVAATLLEIKASSLAPKEMPFLVGDELDDLPIDEARDLLVARLLAYQQFKNVALELGARMESSARTHPRNAGIETPFVNLTPDYLGGVTLHTLAVICADLVSRRRTFLLAADHVATKPISLEAHCRDLASRLVREKIVRFSRMYEGSAVTPEVLVAGFLAVLELYKRGIASVRQDDLFGDIIIELIDKEAAESPFWLEEEL; this is translated from the coding sequence TTGGCTTACAAGGTAAAAACATCGGTTTTCGAAGGTCCCTTCGATCTGCTCTTGCACCTGGTCTCACGCCAGAGGCTTGATATCAACGCGATCTCCATCGTAGAGATCACCGACCAGTATCTTCACTACGTCGATCGAATGAACGATCTTGATCTCGATGTCGCCAGTGACTTTCTGTTGGTTGCCGCGACTCTACTGGAGATCAAAGCTTCATCACTGGCTCCAAAGGAGATGCCTTTTCTTGTAGGCGATGAGCTCGATGACCTTCCCATTGACGAAGCGCGAGATCTTCTTGTCGCCAGATTGTTGGCGTATCAGCAGTTCAAGAACGTCGCACTGGAGCTGGGCGCTCGGATGGAGTCCTCGGCAAGGACGCATCCGCGCAATGCGGGAATCGAGACCCCGTTTGTCAATTTGACGCCGGACTATCTCGGCGGAGTCACCCTCCATACGCTTGCTGTTATCTGTGCGGATCTGGTATCTCGGAGGCGAACATTCCTTTTGGCCGCCGATCATGTCGCCACCAAGCCGATCTCACTCGAAGCGCACTGTCGTGATCTTGCATCGCGACTTGTGAGGGAGAAAATAGTACGCTTCAGCCGGATGTATGAAGGCTCAGCTGTGACCCCGGAGGTGTTAGTCGCAGGGTTTCTCGCGGTGCTGGAGCTATACAAGCGAGGTATCGCCAGTGTTCGGCAGGACGACCTTTTCGGCGACATCATAATTGAGTTGATCGACAAGGAGGCGGCTGAATCGCCTTTTTGGTTGGAGGAGGAACTATGA
- the scpB gene encoding SMC-Scp complex subunit ScpB — MSASSRTHLKGALEALLFVSDEPVSIAHLARALEAEEAVVASALSELQAEYLAEERGFQLREAAGGWRLYTHPAYHEQIESYILSWDTRRITQAALEALAVIAYHQPVTRAGVNAVRGVNSEGVISSLVDKGLVRETGRDKNHNNAILYGTTRSFLEKFGLKSLDDLPPLEEFAPDPRTERAIRERLGALDGSSLDELALEDREGSAESE; from the coding sequence ATGAGCGCCAGTAGCCGGACACACTTGAAGGGTGCACTCGAGGCCCTGTTGTTCGTTAGCGATGAGCCGGTCAGCATCGCGCATCTTGCGCGGGCTCTTGAGGCAGAAGAGGCGGTTGTCGCCTCGGCGCTAAGCGAACTGCAAGCGGAGTATCTTGCCGAGGAGCGAGGTTTCCAGCTAAGAGAGGCTGCCGGCGGATGGCGCCTCTACACACACCCGGCGTATCACGAACAGATCGAGAGCTACATACTCTCATGGGACACCAGGCGAATCACGCAGGCCGCACTTGAGGCTCTCGCGGTTATCGCGTACCACCAGCCGGTCACAAGAGCTGGGGTCAACGCTGTGCGCGGCGTTAACTCCGAAGGCGTCATCAGCTCCCTGGTAGACAAGGGCCTCGTTCGCGAGACGGGACGCGACAAAAACCACAACAACGCGATTCTCTACGGGACGACCCGCTCGTTTCTGGAGAAGTTTGGGCTAAAAAGCCTCGATGATCTGCCTCCGCTCGAAGAGTTCGCCCCGGATCCCAGAACCGAGCGTGCCATCAGAGAGCGCTTGGGTGCGCTCGATGGCTCATCGCTAGATGAGCTTGCGCTCGAGGATCGGGAGGGTTCGGCGGAATCCGAGTGA
- a CDS encoding rRNA pseudouridine synthase, with the protein MRLQKFLARCGVASRRASEKLIASGRVSVNGVVVTGLAERIDPAVDLVEVDGRAVSRDESFVYIMLNKPAGYITSMGDPFDRPTVSDLVPDDFAGLFPVGRLDKETTGALLFTNNGELGFRLLHPKYHVQKVYEVRVKYPVTDDQVRKLTEGIELDDGLTLPAKTVLLDEAKDKTLVHLTITEGRKRQVRRMFAAISNPVLLLHRVSFGPLSLGDLASGHWRHLTDAEIESLLRIGDDS; encoded by the coding sequence ATGAGACTGCAGAAGTTCCTGGCGCGCTGCGGGGTAGCTTCTCGCCGAGCCAGCGAAAAGCTGATCGCTTCAGGGAGGGTGAGCGTAAACGGCGTCGTTGTCACGGGTCTGGCAGAGCGGATAGACCCCGCGGTCGATCTCGTTGAGGTCGATGGCCGCGCTGTCTCACGCGATGAGAGCTTTGTGTACATCATGCTGAATAAGCCCGCTGGTTATATCACTTCGATGGGCGATCCGTTCGACCGGCCTACGGTAAGCGATCTTGTTCCCGATGACTTTGCTGGACTTTTTCCGGTTGGGCGGCTGGATAAGGAGACAACCGGAGCGTTGCTCTTTACAAACAATGGGGAATTGGGATTCAGATTGCTTCATCCGAAGTATCATGTTCAGAAGGTGTATGAAGTTAGGGTAAAGTACCCTGTTACCGATGATCAGGTGCGCAAGCTCACCGAAGGTATCGAGCTCGACGATGGACTTACTTTACCCGCTAAGACCGTGTTGCTCGATGAGGCGAAAGACAAGACCCTCGTGCATCTGACGATCACAGAGGGTAGAAAGCGGCAGGTAAGGCGCATGTTTGCTGCGATATCGAACCCGGTATTGCTCTTGCACAGGGTATCTTTTGGCCCGCTGTCGCTAGGGGATCTTGCAAGTGGGCATTGGCGCCATCTGACCGATGCGGAGATCGAGAGTTTGCTCAGGATTGGAGATGACAGTTGA
- a CDS encoding adenosylcobinamide-GDP ribazoletransferase encodes MSQLQKTPMRPISDIHEALALLTIIPGPKAKTAPTPAITPWFPWVGALLGVATVAPLVAIGAVNADSGQGELLARGAVLFAALLVALQHLLSRLIHFSGLAAVADAWWGGGTPVLRVERLVADSIGTKGAAAVALATFVCIGSISLILVSGQAILLLAAVPMLGRFSAMFGSWLGAIASPQERFSGLIGRPNAIGLLIFALAVVALGYGMFHFYDRSGLMWAAAGLFIALTVPHQLAERFRGVTREVTNASSLVTEMICLVIAAIWLSW; translated from the coding sequence TTGAGCCAGCTACAGAAAACGCCGATGAGGCCGATAAGCGATATCCATGAAGCACTCGCGTTGCTTACCATCATCCCAGGCCCAAAGGCAAAAACTGCACCGACTCCAGCTATAACCCCATGGTTTCCCTGGGTGGGCGCACTTCTCGGCGTAGCGACCGTTGCTCCGCTCGTGGCTATAGGTGCTGTGAACGCTGATAGCGGGCAAGGGGAGTTGCTGGCTCGCGGGGCCGTACTCTTCGCTGCACTTCTTGTTGCGCTTCAGCATCTACTCTCTAGGCTGATCCACTTTTCCGGTCTCGCCGCAGTGGCTGATGCCTGGTGGGGTGGGGGTACTCCGGTTCTAAGGGTAGAGCGACTTGTCGCCGATTCTATCGGAACTAAAGGCGCTGCCGCTGTGGCTCTGGCAACGTTTGTTTGCATCGGCTCAATTTCGCTGATATTGGTAAGCGGACAAGCCATTCTCCTGCTGGCAGCCGTACCCATGCTGGGTCGTTTCTCGGCGATGTTCGGGAGTTGGCTTGGCGCCATTGCGAGCCCGCAAGAGCGATTTTCCGGGCTTATCGGCCGCCCGAACGCAATAGGTTTGCTGATCTTCGCCCTCGCAGTTGTCGCTCTCGGCTACGGAATGTTTCACTTTTATGACCGCTCAGGCTTGATGTGGGCGGCGGCGGGGCTTTTCATAGCCTTGACGGTGCCTCATCAACTTGCTGAGCGCTTTCGCGGCGTGACGCGCGAAGTCACTAACGCCAGCTCTCTAGTCACCGAGATGATCTGTCTGGTGATTGCCGCGATATGGCTGAGCTGGTGA
- the hisC gene encoding histidinol-phosphate transaminase: MAELVKEDFRPLIGGSVDYSALIRKELDDMTPYTPGLRASELRKRFGRDDFIKVSSNEYHAGPVPEALRAIAALSSRVNRYPDGSARALKRRIAKWLDVDHANVAVGAGSNELIRLIAQAVLRPGDEVVFSWPSFVVYPMVAQMFGATAVRVPLSETDTHDLDRMLQAITERTRIVFLCNPNNPTGTIYHRLAFERFLSEVPEHVLVVADEAYFEFVTDEHFPDALEYFDGSRPLCVLRTFSKIYSLAGLRIGYGVLPEPVRVAVDKLREPFNTNMLGQIAAYYSMMAYDEIDRRTRENAECRTRLCEAFDELGFEYAASQANFVYLKCDRPKELFEALLGEGIIVRDFGDTPALRVTVASPEDTDAVIEAFGNASVRLGGNV, from the coding sequence ATGGCTGAGCTGGTGAAAGAAGACTTCAGGCCTTTGATCGGAGGATCTGTGGATTACAGTGCGCTCATTCGCAAAGAGCTTGATGACATGACTCCTTACACTCCGGGTCTTAGGGCATCGGAGCTAAGGAAGCGCTTTGGCCGAGACGATTTCATCAAGGTATCGAGCAACGAGTATCACGCCGGACCTGTACCCGAGGCCCTGCGCGCAATAGCCGCGCTCTCTTCTAGAGTGAACCGCTATCCCGACGGCTCAGCCCGAGCGCTAAAGCGACGCATCGCCAAGTGGCTGGACGTCGATCACGCCAATGTTGCTGTCGGCGCTGGCTCCAACGAGTTGATTCGCCTCATAGCTCAGGCGGTCTTGCGCCCAGGTGATGAGGTTGTGTTCTCCTGGCCGAGCTTTGTGGTCTACCCGATGGTTGCTCAGATGTTTGGCGCTACCGCCGTAAGAGTGCCCTTGAGTGAGACGGACACTCACGATTTAGACAGGATGCTTCAGGCCATAACCGAACGTACGAGAATCGTCTTTCTGTGCAATCCAAATAATCCGACGGGCACCATCTACCACCGACTGGCGTTCGAGCGATTTTTGAGCGAGGTCCCCGAGCACGTTCTTGTTGTCGCAGATGAAGCATACTTCGAGTTTGTAACCGATGAGCACTTTCCAGACGCATTGGAGTACTTTGACGGATCGCGTCCCCTATGCGTTCTTCGGACATTCTCCAAGATATATTCGCTAGCCGGGCTTCGCATCGGCTATGGTGTGCTTCCCGAGCCTGTGCGAGTCGCAGTCGATAAACTTCGGGAGCCGTTCAATACGAACATGTTGGGGCAGATAGCGGCATACTACTCCATGATGGCTTACGATGAGATCGACAGACGGACACGGGAAAACGCCGAGTGTAGGACGCGGCTCTGTGAAGCTTTTGATGAGCTGGGATTCGAGTACGCCGCTTCGCAGGCAAATTTCGTTTATCTGAAGTGCGATCGGCCCAAAGAGCTTTTTGAGGCTTTGCTCGGAGAGGGTATTATCGTCAGAGATTTCGGTGATACCCCTGCTTTGAGGGTAACGGTAGCCTCACCGGAAGATACCGATGCAGTAATTGAAGCTTTTGGGAACGCAAGCGTTCGTCTCGGCGGAAATGTATAG
- a CDS encoding prephenate dehydrogenase, whose product MGGKLEFPRICIIGVGLIGGSIASAAKRLDPRQYIVGIDMDVASLEFALEHNLIDEGATPADSVVNSWLGADSASGLACDLVLLATPASSAEEWFQVLGASGFEGVITDVASTKRKVLEAAQRHLKDPGAFVGGHPMAGSEVSGVTAARPDLFKGAYYVLTPTRETNAEAFRKLHAFVGSLGARVLSVDANEHDSAVAIISHVPHVTASALVDLAKIHAGEGDELLRLAAGGFKDTTRIAAGSPDLWTGICLDNADAIAAGVDELIAVLSDFAGKVRARDGEALRAWLAHAADVRRALPAQWVPATERLTEVIIPMVDKPGVISEVTAAVGRAGCNIEAIEIDHISEDTALLVLALTDEGDFDRLFRELVSCGYDPLFRPIEPLE is encoded by the coding sequence ATGGGCGGGAAGTTGGAGTTTCCTAGAATCTGCATAATCGGCGTGGGGCTTATCGGCGGCTCGATTGCCTCTGCCGCAAAACGGCTCGATCCGCGTCAGTATATAGTCGGTATCGATATGGACGTCGCTTCGTTGGAGTTCGCGCTCGAACACAACCTGATCGATGAAGGAGCCACCCCTGCAGACTCGGTAGTCAACTCCTGGCTTGGCGCCGATAGTGCCAGCGGTCTTGCCTGTGATCTGGTTTTGCTGGCGACTCCCGCATCATCTGCCGAGGAGTGGTTTCAGGTTTTAGGGGCATCCGGGTTCGAGGGCGTCATAACCGATGTAGCATCGACAAAGCGCAAGGTGCTGGAGGCCGCGCAGCGACACCTGAAGGATCCCGGCGCTTTTGTCGGCGGTCATCCGATGGCGGGATCGGAGGTCAGCGGTGTGACCGCGGCCCGACCCGACCTCTTCAAGGGTGCGTACTATGTGCTTACCCCAACACGTGAGACCAACGCCGAGGCCTTTCGGAAGTTGCACGCATTCGTTGGCTCTTTGGGCGCGCGGGTTCTATCTGTCGATGCCAACGAGCACGACAGCGCGGTAGCTATCATTAGTCACGTTCCCCACGTAACCGCATCCGCACTCGTCGATCTCGCCAAAATTCATGCAGGTGAGGGCGATGAGCTGCTGCGTCTTGCTGCTGGCGGCTTCAAGGATACAACCCGCATTGCCGCTGGTAGTCCCGATCTTTGGACGGGCATCTGTCTGGACAATGCGGACGCCATCGCCGCTGGGGTCGATGAGCTCATAGCGGTTCTCTCGGATTTCGCCGGCAAAGTTCGAGCTCGTGATGGTGAAGCGCTACGCGCATGGCTCGCGCACGCAGCCGATGTCCGGCGCGCACTTCCGGCTCAGTGGGTTCCTGCTACAGAACGTCTAACCGAAGTCATAATTCCGATGGTGGACAAACCAGGCGTCATCAGTGAGGTAACAGCGGCGGTCGGGCGGGCTGGATGTAACATCGAAGCGATCGAGATAGATCACATCTCCGAGGACACGGCGCTGCTTGTGCTCGCCCTTACCGATGAAGGTGATTTCGACAGGCTTTTCAGGGAGCTTGTTTCTTGCGGATATGATCCGTTGTTCAGGCCCATTGAGCCTCTGGAGTGA